The following nucleotide sequence is from Campylobacter coli 76339.
TATCAAAAAAGAAGATTTGGCTCATCTTGATATCAAAAGTATTTTAAATCTTTATTCTAGTCTTTATTCTATAAATCCAAGAGAACAATTTTTAGAAGAGATTGCTCGAAATAAAAAAGAATATAAACTCACACAAGCTATAAAACTTCCTTCCTTACTTTGCAACGCTGATGAAATTTTTTCTTTTTATAATCATAGTATTATTCCAAATTTTATCACACAAAAAAGTATAACTGCATTTACAGCCAAAGAAAATGATAAAGATTTAGAAGGAAAAATTGTTTTAATCTATGCAGCAGATCCTGGATATGATTATTTATTTACAAAAAATATAGCGGGACTTATCACATGTTATGGGGGTGCTAATTCACATATGGCTATTCGTGCTTCAGAGCTTGGAATGCCTGCTGTTATAGGAGTTGGGGAAGAAAATTTTGAAAAATATTTAAAGGCTAAAAAAATAAATATTGAATGTGAAAGCGAGCAAATATTTTGTTTATAGGTATTACCCAAAGGCTTATTTGTAACGAAAGTTATTATGAAGAAAGAGAATGTTTGGCAAAAGATTGGGGAGAATTATTTAATAAAGATTTATTTAAAAATTTTATCCCCCTCCCGTTTAGTTATGAAATAGATTTTTCTCGCTATAAAGATCTTATAAAAGCTGTAATACTAAGTGGTGGAAATGATTTAAATTTTTTAAATCCTAATGCAATGTCTAAAAAAAGGGATTCTTATGAAATACAAGTCATAGAAACTTGTTTAAAAGAAAAAATTCCACTTTTAGGTATTTGTAGAGGCGCCCAAATAATAGCTCATTATTTTAATAGTTGTATAAGCCCCTATGAAAATCATGTAGGTAATCATGAAATATTTTTTTTAGAAGAAAAATTTATAAGTAATTCTTTTCACAATTTTGCAATTGCTAAACTAGGAGATGAACTTGAGCCCTTATGCTTTGCAAAAGATAAAACTATAGAAGCTTTTAAACATAAGTATGAAAATATTTTTGGTATAATGTGGCATATCGAAAGAGAAGATGGATTAAACAATGTTCAAATTTTAAAAGAATGGCTTGATTTGATTAAGGAAGAAAAATGAAAGCAATTATTTTAGCGGCAGGTTTTGGATCAAGACTAATGCCTTTAACAAAAAATCAACCAAAATGTATGGTTGAATATAAAAATAAAAAAATAATAGATTATGAAATTCAAGCCTTAAAAGAAAACAATATCGATGAAATATGTGTAGTAGGCGGATATTTATTTGATATTTTAAAGACTTATATAAATCAAAGTTATGATTTAGTAACATTTTATAAAAATGAAGACTATGATAAAACAAATATGGTGCAAACTTTGTTTTGCGCTAGAGATTTTTTACAAAAGTGTATCGAAGATAAGCAAGATTTAATTATCTCTTATGCTGATATAGTTTATTTTAAGAATAGCATAGAAAAATTAAAAGAGGCAAAAGAAGATTTTGCTGTTATTGTGGATAAAGATTGGAAAGAACTATGGGAAAAACGATTTGAAAATCCACTTGATGATGCTGAAACTTTAAAATTGAAAGATGGTTTTATTGTAGAGCTTGGCAAAAAAGCTAAAACTTATGATGAAATTCAAGGTCAATATACAGGCTTATTTAAGTTTTCTTATCTTTTTCTAAAGGAGGTTATAAAAACTTATGATAGCCTTGATAAGAATTTGACTTATGATGGAAAAGATTTTAAGAATATGTATATGACAAGTTTTTTGCAAATTTTAATTGACAAATACAAAAATGCAAAAGCTGTGGAAATCAGAGGTAATTGGTGTGAGATTGATTTTATGAGTGATTTGGAAATCAATCCTATAAAAAATCAATAGGATCTATATCTACGCTAACATTTTTAAAATTTAAAGCATATTCTTGTATCTTAATTAAGACTTTATAAAAATCACTACGAAGCAATATATAAAAACGATATTGTCCTTTTAGCATTTCTATACTACAAGCTCCATATCCTATGATTTCAACTTTTAAAGTGCCGCTGATCTGATCAACTAATTTCTGACATAAATTTTGAGCCTGCTTTTGCTCTTTATCTTCGATGACAATTCTCAAAAGGCGCTTAAAAGGAGGATAAAGATCTTTTCTGTTTTCTAATTCATCTTGTAAAAAGCTATCATAATCCTCTATATATCTTTCAAAGAAATTCCTATTTTTAGTTTGCAAAAGTACCCTTCCCTCACCTTTGCGCCCTGCTCTTCCTGCTACTTGCATAGCCAAAGCTAAAGTTTCTTCACTTGCCTTAAAATTAGGTCGAAATAGATACTCATCAAGCCCTAAAATAACACTCAAATCCACACTATGATAATCATGTCCTTTAGCAAGCATAGAAGTTCCTATAAGTATATCGATCTTATTTTCATTAAAATCTTTCAAAACAGCATTAAGCTTTCGAATGCTTGTAATCTCATCGCTGTCAAATTTGGCTATCCTTGCTAGAGGTAAAGCTTCTTGTAAAAGCTCTTGTAATTCTGCCGTGCCCATCTTCCTAGCCTCTAGCATTGCACCTTGACAGCTAGGACAATTTTGCTCTATTAAAGAAGTATAATTACAATAATGGCACTTTAAAACATTTCTTTTTTTATGCAAACTCATAGCAATAGAACAAAAAGGACATTTTATAGTTTGCCCACAATCTTTACATACAATTTGTCTAAAATTAGCCCTAGTAGGTAAGAAAATGATAGCTTGCTTTTGATTTTCCAAGCTTTTTTTCAACTCACCTAAAAGCATAGGAGTTATACCTAGTTCATTTTCATCATATAAAAAATGTTTTTTGCTTTCAAAAAAAGTACCCTTAAGCCTAAAACTCTTTTGCTTATAAAAACTCGTTAAAGAAGGAGTAGCTGAACCCAAAAGCACTTTGATATCAAATTTTGAACCTAAAAAAAGCGCTAAATCTCTAGCATTAATATAAGGTTGATTAGATGCTTTGTAAGAATTATCATGCTCTTCATCCACTATGATAAGTCCTAAATTTACAAAAGGCAAAAATAAAGCCGATCTTGCTCCTGCAACTAAAAGCGCTTCACCCTTGCAAAAACGCTCTAAATTTTCTTGCTTTTTTTTCTTTGAAATTTTAGAATGCCATAGAAAAAATTTATCTTTAAAATACACCTCTAAGCGCTTTTGCATCTGCGGGGTAAGAGAAATTTCTGGCATTAAAAGTAAAACCTGTTTTCCTTGTTCTAAATATTGTCTTATTAAACAAATATAAATTTCAGTTTTCCCACTACCTGTATCTGCAAAAAGCAAAGAAGTGAGATTGGCTTTTATAAAATTCAAAGCTTCTTCTTGCTTTTGGCTTAATTCAGGTTCATTTTCTATTTTAGTCGCACTACAAGTATAGGTTTGATAAGTAGAAAAAAGTCCTAACACAAAACCAAGTTTTGAAGCATAATAATACGAAATAAATTTCGCCAATTCAAACTGCATATGGCTTAATGAAAAAGGTGTGATTTCTTTAATTTCTTTTGTTTGAAATTCAGGCTTTTGGCATTCTTTTAATACTAAAGCTCTAAGATTTTTTTTATTTTTTAAATCAATAACAACCTCTCTTAAAGCTGGAATTTCTTCCTTGCTATGAAAGGTTAAATTTTGTAAATAAAGTCCAAAAACTGCTAATTCATAATATCTCATAACAATTCTTTACAATATTTTTCACCAAGACATTCTAAAATAGCAAAATTGGCATTATAAAAAAAATCAACCCATTCTTTTGCATTTAAAAAAAATCTATATCGGTTGGGTGCTATTTTCACCCAAGCATTAAAACTAGAATAAATAGGTGTATGAAGTAAAGAATAAGTACAGTTTTGGCTAGTCTGACAGTAAAATAACTTTTCTTTTTGAGTGTTAGTTTTTGCTTCATCAAGATTAGGAGAAAAAGCATTGATTTGTTTGAGTTCAGCTTGAGTACGCATAAGAGCTAAAGCCGAATTTAGCATTTCATAATCTATTTTTAATTTTAACAATTTTGCATCATTTTTATTTTGATTGGCAAAAGAGAAGCTTAAACTTGCTAATATCCCCAAAATCAATATCACAAAAACAAGCTCTAAAAGAGTAAAAGCCTTTTTCATTTTACAGGGAGTTCTTCATTGATCGCTTTTATAAGTTTTTTAAGTTCTCTTTCTAAGATATAATTCTCATAGCTTTTTTTTACAAAAGCATCGACGAAACGCTTTAATTCTATTTTTTTAGTACCACCAGAAATAAGAGCGATATCATCTTCTAAAAAATTTGCAAATTCTCCACTGCATTTAACAATGAAATCCTTTGCAGAAACATTGATGATAACTTGTTTTAAATTATCACTTGCCAAGTACAGCCTCTATTTTTTTGAAAATATCTTCACTTTCTATATTGCGAGATTTAAGCTCTTCTTCCAAACGCATGATTTGATTGCTCTTTGCTTCATTTTGTGCTTTAACACTTACAAGCTCATTTCTTAAATTTTCATTTGCTTCGCACACTTCATTATATTTTTCAATCAGCTCATTAACTTTATCTGACATTGTGTTAATAATTTTTTCATCAAACATAAATTTGCCTTCTGCTATAGAAATTTAAAATAAAAATATTTCTTGTAATTGTAGCAGAAAAAAATTTAAATTTAGGTTTTTTATAGTCAATTAATTTTTAATTAAAGCATTTTCTTTTAGAATTTTTCTAAAAAACTTTCAAAAAGTGGAAAAATGTTAGAACTTACAAGCGATTTTAAACCAAGTCCTGATCAAAAACAAGCAATACAAGGCATAGTAAAAAGCATAAAAAAAGGTAATAAATATCAAACCCTGCTTGGCGTAACAGGAAGTGGAAAGACTTTTACCATGGCAAATGTCATAAAAGAACTCAATATGCCAACTCTTATCATGAGCCACAATAAAAGCCTTTGCGCACAACTTTATAGTGAATTCAAAGGTTTTTTTTCTAACAATCATGTGGAATATTTTATTTCTTATTATGATTATTATCAACCTGAGGCTTATATACCACGCACCGATGTTTTTATAGAAAAAGACAGTTCTACAAATGAAGATCTAGAGCGCTTAAGACTTAGTGCAACCGCTTCGCTTTTAAGCTATGAAGATGTGGTTTGCATCGCTAGTGTTTCAGCTAATTATGGACTTGGAAATCCAAATGAATACATTGGAATGGTGTTAATCTTTGAACTAGGCATGCAAATTTCACAAAAAGAACTTTTGAAAAAACTTGTAGATATGGGCTACAAAAGAAATGATAATTTCTTTGATCGTGCAGATTTTCGCGTACAAGGTGATACTATAGATATTTATCCTGCTTATTATGAAGATGAAGTAGTAAGGCTTGAATTTTTCGGCGATGAACTGGATGCAATGTATCATTATAATGTTTTAGAAAACAAAAAAGGCAAAGATTTAAAACGCTTTATACTTTATCCTACAAGCCAATTTAGTGTAGGAGAAACTAGACTAAAGCAAGCCATTAAAGATATAAAAATAGAACTTAATGAGCGTTTGGCGCAATTTGAACATGAAAACAAGCTTGTAGAACATCAACGCCTTAAACAGCGTGTTGAATTTGATCTTGAAATGCTTACAAGCACAGGGATGTGCAAAGGGGTTGAAAACTATGCTAGACATTTAACAGGATTAAAAGAAGGAGATACGCCTTATACACTTTTTGATTATTTTGCTATAAAAAATAGAAAATTTCTTGTTATTGTGGATGAAAGCCATGTTTCTTTACCACAATTTCGCGGCATGTTTGCAGGAGATAGAAGCAGGAAGCAAACTTTAGTGGATTATGGTTTTCGTCTTCCATCAGCTCTTGACAACCGCCCTTTAATGTTTGATGAATTTATCCACAAAAATTGTCAGTTTCTTTTTGTTTCAGCCACTCCCGCCCCACTTGAACTTGAACTTAGCAAAGAAAATATCTTTCATCAAATCATGCGCCCAACGGGACTACTTGATCCTTTGATAGAACTTAAAGATAGCGATAATCAGGTTGAAATTTTATTTGATGAAGTCAAAAAAGTTATACAAAGAAACGAACGCGTTTTGGTTACTGTACTGACTAAAAAACTAGCTGAAGAGCTTACAAGATATTATTTAGAGCTTGGTATTAAAGTAAAATACATGCATTCAGATATCGATGCAATAGAGCGCAATGAAATCATAAGAGGCTTAAGAAGTGGTGCTTTTGATATGTTAATAGGTATAAATTTACTTAGAGAAGGACTTGATCTACCTGAGGTTTCGCTTATTGCTATCATGGATGCAGATAAGGAAGGTTTTTTAAGAAGCACTACAAGTTTAATCCAAACCATGGGAAGAGCTGCTAGAAATGTCAATGGTAAGGTTTTACTCTTTTGTAAAAAGATTACAAAATCTATGCAAGAAGCTATGGATACCACAAATGAGCGTCGTAAGCTTCAAGAAGCTTACAATCAAAAACATAACATCACTCCAACTTCAGTCAAGCGACACATCGAAGAAAGCTTAAAAAATGAAGAAGATTTAGGAGAAATTTATCGCAAAGGTAAAAAACTTGAAAAAATGCCTGCCAATGAAAGAGCTAAAATCGTAAAAGAGCTTCGTAAACAAATGCTTGAGGCTGCTAAAGCACTCGAATTTGAAAAAGCAGCAGCTTTAAGAGATGAAATCAATAAATTAAAAGATTTATAGTATTTGTATTTTGCAGGAAAAATCCTGCAAAATATTAAAGATATCCTGCTGCTAGAGCTAAGAAATATCCCGCAACACAAGAGCTGAACACACCTATAAGACCTGGTATGATAAAACTATGGTTGATAACAAATTTTCCTATATGAGTTGTACCTGATCTATCAAATTGGATAGTAGCTAAGTCGCTTGGATAAGTTGGTAAAATATAATATCCATAGCAAGCTGCCGCAAAAGCCACGATAACACCTGGTTCAACACCTATTCCTAAAGCTAAAGGAACAAAAGCTGCAATAGCTGCTGCTTGAGAGTTTACAAATTTTGAAATAAGTAAAAGCATGATTGCATAAGTCCAAGGATGTTCTACAACCACATCTCCAAGAGCTTGTTTCATCATAGGAGTATGAACAGCAAACATAGTATCAGCCATCCAAGAAATTCCAAAAACTGCAACAAGAGCTATCATACCTGATTTAAAAATCTCGTTTGAACCGATTTTTTTCGCATCTGTTTTAGTAAAGATAATAATCAAAGAACCCGCTAAAAGCATGAACATTTGAATCACTGAAACCATAGATAAAACATCCATTTTAGGATTACCTAAAGCATCTACTTGAGGAACACCATTTTTTATAACTTGTCCCCAATTTGGGCGTAAAGAATCAAATATACCCAATAAAGCCACTAAAGCAATAGCTCCTAAGAAAATCCACATTGCGATCCAGTTGCTTTTTGGAAGTTGAACACCTAAAAGTGTTTTAGAATCACCATAAACATATTTTTTAAATTCAGGATCTTTAAGTTTTTCTTGGAAAACTTCATCTTTATCCAAATCTTTTCCTCTAAACCAAGAAAAAATTCCTATACACAATACGCCAAATAATGTACTAGGTATAGTAATTTGAAGAAGATTAATATAACCATCAAAACCTGCTAGTTTATGATCTGCATTTAAAAGCAAAGCTGTTAAGCTTACAACTGCAACAGAAACAGGACTTGCAATAATACCCATTTGTGAAGATATAGAAGCTGCTGCCATAGGGCGTTCTGGACGAATTCCATTTTTAATCGCTATATCGTAAATAATAGGCATGATAGTATAAACCACATGTCCTGTTCCGCACAGTATAGTTAAAAAGCAAGTTACAAAAGGAGCTAAAATAGTCAAGAATTTAGGATTGCGTCTTAAAATTCTTTCAGCTATTTGAAGCATTACATCAAGACCGCCACTTGCTTGTAAAGTTGCACTTGCAACAACCACAGCTAAGATAGTAAGCATTACATCTATAGCAGGCTTTCCAGGCTTTATATGAAAAGCAAAAACAAGCATTAAAATACCTATACCTCCAAGTAAGCCAAGGGCTATACCACCTTTTTTCGCACCGTAAAAAAGACAAATTAAAACTATGACGATTTGTATCAAAAACTGAACACTCTCGTCTAGACTAGTTAAAAAGTCCATTTTAACTCCTTTTATGAGATTAATTTGAGAAACATTACAATTATAGCACAATTCCAAAAAAAAGCTACAAAATTAAAATAATATATTTATATTTGATTAAAACATTATTGATACAAATTCAGTATATTTTTATATTTTTATGATTTTAATTACGAAAAAAGTAGTGTTTGGAGTCTTATCCCTCAAGCTCGTATAACTTTTTTCTATCTGTTGAGCTTGGTATATTTAAATGTTGGCGATATTTAGTAATAGTGCGTCGTCCTATATCAACTTTAAATTCTTTCTTAATCAATTCTAAAATTTTGCTATCACTTAAAGGTTTTAAACGATTTTCATTTTTAACTAAATTTGCGACAAAGTCCTTAACGCCCACATTTGAAGTCTCACCCTCTTCATCAAGCGCAAAAGCAAAAAAATCACGCAAAGGAATAAGCCCCCTGTCACAACTTAAGTATTTATTTGCCACCGCTCTTGAAATAGTTGAGGCATTGCGCTCTAAATCAAGAGCTAAATCTTTAAAAGTCATAGGCTTAATATCCTTACCCATGAAAAAATCATATTGATATTCTACTATCATGAGTCCTATTTTATAAAGCGTTGCTTTTCTCATTGTTAAAGCATCAACTAAATTTTTTGCTTCTTTGATGTAATGATTTAAATATTCGTGAGTTAAACCATCAGTTTCAATGGAAATTTCAGGATAATAATCATCATTGATTTTTACCTTGATTTCATTATTTTCCCTATAAACAAAGATATCAGGTATAATAACGCGAGAATCTTCAAAATACTCCAAAAAAGGTGGTATGCTAAAACGCTTAAAAATCGCTAATGCTTCCTTATATAAAGACTCTTTAGTATAATTTTGTATATTTTCAAAATCTTGAATAAGCATTTTGCAAAAATCATAAAGCTCTGCATCAAGTTCTATATTTTCTAATGCAAATAAAAATGCTTCTTTATAATCTTTTGCTCCCACTCCCACAGGATCAAGAAATTTAAATCTTGCTCTTATGCGCTCTATTTCATTTATATCATAATCTTTTAAAATTTCTTCATCGTATTCAAAATATCCCTCATGATTTAAGCATTCTATGATTTTACCTGCAAGCTCTTGAGATTTGCTTGTAGGAAAAAGAGGAGGTATAATCTGCTCGCTCAAAAGCTCGTATACGCTTTTTGTAGCAAGACCTTTATTGTCTACAAATGCTGAATTTACATTGCGTTTATAAAAAGAATCAAAATAATTCTTATTATGCTCTTGAGTTTGAATGGGTTCTTGAACACTTAAAAAAGGGTTTTCCTCAGCAAATTTATCCAAATTTTCTTTTAGATCTTCTATATTTGCTTGCAATATAGGCAACCATGAGCGCAAAGTTTGAGAAATCTTGGTTTTAGGAGCTTGGGTAGTCTTTTGCCTTAACATCAATCAAGGAGTTTAAACTCCGCTCCTAAATAGTATTTTTTAACATCTTTGTTATTTGCTATTTCTTCAGCATTTCCACTTGCAAGCAAAGAGCCTGATTTTATCACATAAGCTCTATCACAAATTGCCAAAGTTTCACGAACATTATGGTCGGTAATTAAAATTCCAATATCAAGCTTTTTAAGCTCATTGATAAGACTTTGAATTTCAGCCACTGCAATAGGATCTACTCCAGCAAAAGGCTCATCAAGAAGTAAGAATTTAGGCTCACACATCAAAGATCTTGCAATTTCACATCGCCTTCTTTCCCCACCACTTAAGCTTAAACCTTTTCTTAAACGGATAGGTTCTATGCTTAAAAGTTCGAGCATTTGCTCCACTTTTTCGTGTAAAATTTTCTTATCTTTATAAAAAATTTGAGCAGCTAAAAGCAAATTATCCTCAACGCTTAAATCCTTAAAAATACTGCTTTCTTGAGGCAAGTAGCCTATACCCAATCTTGCTCGTTTATTTAAAGGCTCTTTAGTAATATCCAAGCCATCCAAAAGTACTTTTCCGCTACTTGGGGCTATAAGTCCACATATCATATAAAATGTAGTTGTTTTTCCGGCTCCATTAGGCCCTAAGAGCCCTACAACTTCACCGCTATTTAGTTCTAAGGATATACCTTGGATAATCTTTGTTTTTTTAATGATTTTTTCCAAATTTATAATTTCTAGTTTACTCATGAATTACATACTTTCTTTTATTATCTTCTAGGCTGATTTTTATTTCCAAGGTAGGAATTCCAAGTTTTAGCAAAGCTTTTTTTAAATTTTCATCTCCCCATTCAACCAAATGCAAACCCTCTTCAAAAAAATTCTCAAACAAACCGTTTTTTAAAAGCCCTTCTAAACCCTCTTGGTATATATCATAATGATAAACACATATATCTTGATTTTCATATTTTTGCATGATGGAAAAGGTAGGAGAATCTACTTTTTCATCTAAATTTAAAAAGCTAACCCAAGCTTGCACTAGGCTTGTTTTACCACTGGCTAATTCTCCTTGCAATAAAACAACACCTTGTTTTGGCAGAGTTTGAAGCATTGTGTTTAGTTCATTCTTGGCTAAAACAAATTCTTTCATAATTTTATCACATACTCACTTTGTGCATTTTTTGGAATATTTTTAGTAGTAGGCAGAGCTAAAACCTTATATTTTTGCGTATAATCAGTAAAATGCAAACTGATTATATCACCTATTTTAACCTCTTTGCTCGCCTTTACTATCACTCCGTTAATCCCCACTACACCACTTCTACACATATCTTCAGAAATAGCTCTTCTTTTGGTAATATTAACCGCATTTAAAAATTTATCTACTCTCATGGAGTGGAATTTTACCAAAAAAAATAAATTTTTAAAACCCATTTTATCCAAACTAGCTTTTCTTCACCGATTTAAAAACTTTTCTTTAATGAAATTTGGATACAATGTAACAATATAAATCAATATTAACAAAGGATACTCTATGAAAAATGAAGTAAAAAAAGTCGTTTTAGCATATTCTGGCGGACTTGATACAAGCATTATTTTAAAATGGCTTCAAGATGAATACAAATGCGAAGTAGTAACTTTTACAGCAGATATTGGGCAGGGCGAAGAGCTTGAACCTGCTAGAAAAAAAGCTCTTTCATTGGGGATTAAAGAAGAAAATGTTTTTATTAAAGATTTAAGAGAAGAATTTGTTAAAGATTATGTATTTCCTATGTTTAGAGCCAATACTATTTACGAAGGTGAATACCTACTTGGAACTAGTATAGCAAGACCTTTGATTGCAAAAACCCAAGCACAAATTGCCCTACAAACAGGCGCTGATGCGGTAAGTCATGGGGCTACAGGCAAAGGAAATGATCAAGTGCGTTTTGAATTAGGCTATCTAGCTTTTAATCCTGATTTAAAAATCATCGCTCCTTGGCGTGAATGGGATTTAAACAGCCGTGAAAAACTCTTAGCTTATGCGCAAAAACATGGTATTGATATTTCTAAGAAAAAAGGAAAATCCCCTTATTCTATGGATGCAAATTTACTTCATATTTCTTATGAGGGGCTTGTTTTAGAAGATCCTGCACACGCACCTGAAGAAGATATGTGGAGATGGAGTAAAAGCCCAAAAGAAGCACCTAATGAAAGTGAGATTATAGAGCTTGATTTTCAAAAGGGTGATTTAGTTGCGATTAATGGAGTATATTTAAGTCCTGCTGAGCTTTTAAGTAAGCTTAACGAGCTTGGTTCAAAACACGGCATAGGACGCCTTGATATAGTAGAAAATCGCTATGTGGGAATGAAAAGTCGCGGTTGCTACGAAACACCAGGAGGAACTATACTCTTAAAAGCACACCGTGCGATTGAAAGTATTACACTAGATAGAGAAGCTGCGCATTTAAAAGATGAACTTATGCCAAAATATGCGAGTTTGATTTATAATGGTTATTGGTTCTCACCTGAAAGAATGATGCTTCAAGCTCTAATCGATGAATCTCAAAAACATGCCAATGGTAGAGTAAAACTTGAACTTTACAAGGGCAATGTAATGGTTATAGGCCGAGAAAGTGCTAATGATAGCTTATTTAATGCAGCTTATTGCACCTTTGAAGAAGATGAAGTATACAATCAAAAAGACGCAGCAGGTTTTATCAAACTGAATGCTTTGCGTTTTATTATTGCGGGAAAAAACGGAAGAAAATTTTAAACAAGGATTAAAAAATGAAAGTATTATTAATCAAAGATGTTAAAGCTCTTGGAAAAGCAGGTGAAATCAAAGAAGTAAAAGATGGCTATGGTCAAAATTTTCTCATTGCTAAAGGCTTTGCTAAGGCAGCAACAAATGAAGTTTTAAGAAAATACGAAAGCGACAAGAAAAAAGAAGCAGAAAATTTACGCTTCGAGCTTGCAAGCTTGGAAAAGCTAAAAGAAGAGCTTAGTAAAGTTACACTTGAAATTTCAAAGCCTGTGGGGGCTAATGGAAGTTTATTTGGCGGAGTAACCAAAGATGAAATCGCCCATGCTTTAAAAGAGCAAACCCATATAGAAATCGATAAAAAAAGCTTGGAGTGTGATACCCTAAAAAGCCTTGGTACTCATGAAGTCAGCGTTAAATTAGGTCATGCTATCCATGCAAAATTTAATATAAACATAAAGGCTGAATAATGTTTCATGCAACAACTATTTTAGCTTACAAAGGCAAAAACAAATCCGTAATCGGCGGAGATGGCCAAGTAAGCTTTGGCAACACTGTTTTAAAAGGCAATGCAGTAAAAATAAGAAAACTAAACAACGGCAAAGTTTTAGCAGGTTTTGCAGGATCAACAGCTGATGCTTTTAATCTTTTTGATATGTTTGAAAATCTACTTCAAAGCTCTAAGGGTGATCTTTTAAAAGCAGCAATTGATTTTTCTAAAGAATGGCGAAAGGATAAATATCTAAGAAAACTCGAAGCTATGATGCTAGTACTTGATAGAAATCATATTTTCTTACTTTCAGGCACAGGCGATGTAGTCGAGCCTGAAGATGGACAAATCGCTGCCATAGGAAGTGGTGGAAATTACGCGCTTTCAGCAGCTAGAGCTTTGGCAAAACATGCAAATTTGGACGAAGAAGAACTAGTTAAATCAAGTCTTCAAATCGCGGGTGAAATTTGCATTTATACCAATACCAATATAAAAACTTATGTAATTGAGGATGAAAAATGAATTTAACTCCTAAAGAAATTGTTAAATTTTTAGATGATTATGTCATAGGACAAAAAAAAGCTAAAAAAATTATAGCAATAGCCCTAAGAAACCGCTATCGTAGAATGCAACTCAGCCCTGAACTCCAAGATGATATAGTGCCAAAGAATATCCTTATGATAGGATCAACAGGTGTGGGCAAAACTGAAATTGCAAGGCGTTTGGCTAAGATGATGGGCTTTCCTTTTATCAAAATCGAAGCGAGTAAATACACAGAGGTAGGCTTTGTAGGTCGTGAT
It contains:
- a CDS encoding Excinuclease ABC subunit B, coding for MLELTSDFKPSPDQKQAIQGIVKSIKKGNKYQTLLGVTGSGKTFTMANVIKELNMPTLIMSHNKSLCAQLYSEFKGFFSNNHVEYFISYYDYYQPEAYIPRTDVFIEKDSSTNEDLERLRLSATASLLSYEDVVCIASVSANYGLGNPNEYIGMVLIFELGMQISQKELLKKLVDMGYKRNDNFFDRADFRVQGDTIDIYPAYYEDEVVRLEFFGDELDAMYHYNVLENKKGKDLKRFILYPTSQFSVGETRLKQAIKDIKIELNERLAQFEHENKLVEHQRLKQRVEFDLEMLTSTGMCKGVENYARHLTGLKEGDTPYTLFDYFAIKNRKFLVIVDESHVSLPQFRGMFAGDRSRKQTLVDYGFRLPSALDNRPLMFDEFIHKNCQFLFVSATPAPLELELSKENIFHQIMRPTGLLDPLIELKDSDNQVEILFDEVKKVIQRNERVLVTVLTKKLAEELTRYYLELGIKVKYMHSDIDAIERNEIIRGLRSGAFDMLIGINLLREGLDLPEVSLIAIMDADKEGFLRSTTSLIQTMGRAARNVNGKVLLFCKKITKSMQEAMDTTNERRKLQEAYNQKHNITPTSVKRHIEESLKNEEDLGEIYRKGKKLEKMPANERAKIVKELRKQMLEAAKALEFEKAAALRDEINKLKDL
- a CDS encoding Putative periplasmic protein, translating into MKKAFTLLELVFVILILGILASLSFSFANQNKNDAKLLKLKIDYEMLNSALALMRTQAELKQINAFSPNLDEAKTNTQKEKLFYCQTSQNCTYSLLHTPIYSSFNAWVKIAPNRYRFFLNAKEWVDFFYNANFAILECLGEKYCKELL
- a CDS encoding Helicase PriA essential for oriC/DnaA-independent DNA replication, with the protein product MRYYELAVFGLYLQNLTFHSKEEIPALREVVIDLKNKKNLRALVLKECQKPEFQTKEIKEITPFSLSHMQFELAKFISYYYASKLGFVLGLFSTYQTYTCSATKIENEPELSQKQEEALNFIKANLTSLLFADTGSGKTEIYICLIRQYLEQGKQVLLLMPEISLTPQMQKRLEVYFKDKFFLWHSKISKKKKQENLERFCKGEALLVAGARSALFLPFVNLGLIIVDEEHDNSYKASNQPYINARDLALFLGSKFDIKVLLGSATPSLTSFYKQKSFRLKGTFFESKKHFLYDENELGITPMLLGELKKSLENQKQAIIFLPTRANFRQIVCKDCGQTIKCPFCSIAMSLHKKRNVLKCHYCNYTSLIEQNCPSCQGAMLEARKMGTAELQELLQEALPLARIAKFDSDEITSIRKLNAVLKDFNENKIDILIGTSMLAKGHDYHSVDLSVILGLDEYLFRPNFKASEETLALAMQVAGRAGRKGEGRVLLQTKNRNFFERYIEDYDSFLQDELENRKDLYPPFKRLLRIVIEDKEQKQAQNLCQKLVDQISGTLKVEIIGYGACSIEMLKGQYRFYILLRSDFYKVLIKIQEYALNFKNVSVDIDPIDFL
- a CDS encoding Putative sugar nucleotidyltransferase, with amino-acid sequence MKAIILAAGFGSRLMPLTKNQPKCMVEYKNKKIIDYEIQALKENNIDEICVVGGYLFDILKTYINQSYDLVTFYKNEDYDKTNMVQTLFCARDFLQKCIEDKQDLIISYADIVYFKNSIEKLKEAKEDFAVIVDKDWKELWEKRFENPLDDAETLKLKDGFIVELGKKAKTYDEIQGQYTGLFKFSYLFLKEVIKTYDSLDKNLTYDGKDFKNMYMTSFLQILIDKYKNAKAVEIRGNWCEIDFMSDLEINPIKNQ
- a CDS encoding Putative amidotransferase (Type 1 glutamine amidotransferase-GATase1); the protein is MFIGITQRLICNESYYEERECLAKDWGELFNKDLFKNFIPLPFSYEIDFSRYKDLIKAVILSGGNDLNFLNPNAMSKKRDSYEIQVIETCLKEKIPLLGICRGAQIIAHYFNSCISPYENHVGNHEIFFLEEKFISNSFHNFAIAKLGDELEPLCFAKDKTIEAFKHKYENIFGIMWHIEREDGLNNVQILKEWLDLIKEEK